The proteins below come from a single Natranaerofaba carboxydovora genomic window:
- a CDS encoding efflux RND transporter periplasmic adaptor subunit, protein MEGKKESNFRSFFIKKKKIIASVFVIIIAVSMGWYIVEYYQKEEVVVEEELPIVETASPKERDMKRQVTVIGEVDPTEKRIIIPEVSGKVETVHVEQGDHVEEGDMLMELEKDDYNLKREEAEASLRGATAKLEDAKQGARTGEKKEAETSVKRAKEAKEQMNRELERVEELHDSGFASDQELEQVELQYINAKEQLEAAEGYKESVKKGARDEELNALRSQVDRARVGVDLANRMIERTRITAPVSGEIALVDAKEDELVGTSAPAIVMLDTDSYQVIGGMPEVYVGSVEKGQNVEMKIPSVSKEYTQGTITNVGQVPPEDSQAYPLEIELDREIEEKVRAGMYSQINVTIDERESSLTIPSHAVVEMDGETGVYTVSQENQDKVVDFVKVSEGIIDDGYVEIKSGISEDEQVVVEGFAEISPGALVEVDKTNDYEMGDSS, encoded by the coding sequence ATGGAAGGTAAAAAAGAATCTAACTTTAGAAGTTTCTTTATTAAAAAAAAGAAGATAATAGCTTCTGTATTTGTAATTATAATAGCGGTTAGTATGGGTTGGTATATTGTAGAGTATTATCAGAAAGAAGAGGTGGTTGTTGAGGAAGAACTCCCAATTGTAGAAACCGCTTCTCCAAAGGAGCGGGATATGAAAAGACAGGTAACTGTAATTGGGGAAGTTGATCCTACAGAAAAAAGAATCATCATACCAGAAGTATCAGGAAAAGTAGAAACAGTACATGTAGAACAGGGGGATCACGTAGAAGAAGGGGATATGCTAATGGAATTAGAAAAAGACGACTATAATCTAAAACGAGAAGAAGCAGAAGCAAGCCTGCGTGGTGCAACGGCAAAGCTAGAAGATGCCAAACAAGGAGCTAGGACAGGAGAGAAAAAAGAGGCAGAGACCAGTGTCAAAAGAGCCAAAGAAGCAAAAGAACAAATGAATAGAGAACTTGAACGTGTAGAAGAACTGCATGATAGTGGTTTTGCATCTGATCAGGAGCTTGAGCAGGTGGAGCTTCAGTATATTAATGCAAAAGAGCAATTAGAAGCTGCCGAAGGTTACAAAGAATCTGTAAAGAAAGGTGCAAGGGATGAAGAGCTTAACGCACTTCGCTCTCAGGTAGATAGAGCCAGAGTAGGGGTTGATCTAGCCAACAGAATGATTGAGCGAACCAGGATTACTGCTCCTGTATCTGGAGAGATAGCTCTTGTTGATGCAAAGGAAGATGAATTAGTAGGAACTAGTGCACCAGCTATTGTTATGTTAGATACTGATAGTTACCAGGTAATTGGAGGAATGCCAGAAGTTTATGTAGGAAGTGTAGAAAAAGGACAAAATGTTGAAATGAAAATTCCCTCAGTCTCAAAAGAATATACCCAGGGTACTATAACCAATGTAGGTCAAGTTCCACCAGAAGATAGTCAGGCTTATCCTTTAGAGATTGAACTTGACCGGGAAATAGAAGAAAAAGTACGGGCAGGAATGTACAGCCAAATAAATGTTACGATAGATGAAAGAGAAAGCTCACTAACGATACCCAGTCATGCAGTAGTTGAAATGGATGGGGAAACCGGTGTTTATACAGTGTCTCAAGAAAACCAGGATAAAGTGGTTGATTTTGTCAAAGTTAGTGAAGGGATAATTGATGACGGTTACGTAGAGATCAAATCCGGTATTTCTGAAGACGAACAGGTTGTTGTAGAAGGATTTGCCGAAATTTCGCCCGGTGCTTTGGTTGAAGTTGACAAAACAAATGACTATGAGATGGGTGATAGTTCATGA
- a CDS encoding FmdB family zinc ribbon protein, whose amino-acid sequence MPVYEFKCKKCNTDFSKKSSMAEKKYIKCPKCDSKELKENFTTNTSCSLFAKRLSGG is encoded by the coding sequence ATGCCTGTCTACGAATTCAAATGTAAAAAGTGTAATACTGACTTCTCAAAAAAATCAAGTATGGCAGAAAAAAAGTATATTAAATGTCCAAAATGTGATTCTAAAGAACTTAAAGAAAACTTCACCACTAACACTTCCTGCAGTTTATTTGCAAAGCGCCTTTCAGGCGGATGA
- a CDS encoding copper amine oxidase N-terminal domain-containing protein gives MKKAVLVLISILLIGAAVGSVVAIEDSKEKLENELENLDLNLEQKLVYFEELYEKGPDGIDLEAVIDDLIDEHSEALAEVDELEGVESYEDLRDRLDELNVRLNMDVVLDSIDNFDLSTLDQLKTTYGLSTDYIIFIVDEAREFYEGLRDDEVVEDLKEIFEITGEDVNEVFDSVMDRLIRRQNIEKRVSEVEEILQNPDLIAERREMELNEKIYVYGERLNFEDTTDPVITNDRTILSVRAIAEALGADVSWDHDTRTVTIERHMTTIELPIGEKQVSIIENGEERVEELDVAAEIKNDRTMVPLRFVSEVLGESVKWYEETGEIDIGLK, from the coding sequence TTGAAAAAAGCAGTTTTAGTACTAATCTCTATATTACTTATTGGGGCAGCGGTAGGAAGTGTTGTTGCGATTGAAGATTCTAAAGAAAAATTAGAAAACGAGCTAGAAAATCTTGATCTTAACCTGGAACAAAAACTTGTGTATTTTGAAGAACTTTATGAAAAAGGACCTGATGGAATCGATCTTGAAGCTGTAATTGATGATTTGATCGATGAGCACTCTGAAGCTTTAGCTGAGGTTGATGAGTTAGAAGGTGTTGAGAGTTACGAGGATTTGCGGGATAGGCTCGATGAACTAAATGTAAGATTGAATATGGATGTTGTTTTAGATAGTATCGATAATTTTGATCTTTCTACTTTGGATCAGTTAAAAACTACTTATGGTCTATCAACAGATTATATTATCTTTATTGTTGATGAGGCAAGGGAATTTTATGAAGGGTTAAGAGATGATGAAGTTGTAGAAGACTTAAAGGAAATATTTGAGATTACTGGTGAAGATGTAAATGAAGTTTTTGATAGTGTTATGGACAGGCTTATAAGAAGACAAAATATCGAAAAAAGAGTTAGTGAGGTAGAAGAGATCCTTCAAAATCCTGATCTTATTGCAGAAAGAAGGGAAATGGAGCTAAATGAAAAAATCTATGTATACGGTGAAAGGTTAAACTTTGAAGATACAACTGATCCTGTGATTACAAATGACCGTACAATATTGTCTGTGAGGGCAATTGCCGAAGCTCTTGGAGCGGATGTTAGCTGGGATCATGATACCAGAACAGTTACAATTGAAAGGCATATGACCACAATTGAACTGCCTATTGGTGAAAAACAGGTTAGTATCATAGAAAATGGGGAAGAAAGAGTTGAAGAGCTAGACGTTGCAGCAGAGATAAAGAATGACCGTACGATGGTACCTCTAAGATTTGTGAGTGAGGTCTTAGGAGAAAGTGTAAAATGGTACGAAGAAACTGGTGAGATAGATATAGGTCTAAAATAA
- a CDS encoding PQQ-dependent sugar dehydrogenase, with amino-acid sequence MALKSYGYYALVGAASGIVGGIMVSLFLWGGWMLPALGLLLTSVSLIEGLVVVLVMTTLVGVIYGVAIREKVDSFAASVLIGVGIGFLVWGLGTLILIPLALGFPPVFANPLDHGLSLLAFLVYGISMTLLYRVWLGKKKEKWQYIVPAVVLLIGIISAPLLLRAAVTTSPGNLAVHDGYEVDVVAKNFTYPTSLTFCEEGYVYVAEAGYAYGPKETTPRLLRVDPKGGNIKEISTDFNGPINGLTYKDGMIYVSHRGKISKIDKGGGEVEDLITGLPSHGDHQNNDLLFDPDGKLYFGQGSATNAGIVGDDNYIYGWLQDYPEFHDIPPEDISLRGVNYKSQDLGEILSAEEVETGAFMPFGSRSEKGQEIKGETPGNAAIYRADPDEDYELELYAWGLRNPYGLTFSDKGELFTTVLGYDDRGPRAVEDASDFIYRVEEGGFYGWPDYVGTEPIESDIFQSDRGEELEPLLEDHPEVEEPYASFPPHFSPMKLDIAPGEFAEVGSQEKKEVPKDIGPSDIFVAVFGDGEPMTGETEDPVPAMILRLDPGTEHFYVFLENKGEKPRAGRFGQGLNRPIAVKFDPEGESLYVLDFGVFEFSDMAPNAIPRTGVLWKVTPEN; translated from the coding sequence TTGGCTTTGAAAAGCTATGGATATTATGCACTGGTTGGAGCAGCTTCTGGTATAGTTGGAGGCATTATGGTATCGCTTTTTTTATGGGGTGGTTGGATGCTTCCGGCTCTTGGTTTGCTGCTTACAAGTGTTAGTCTAATAGAGGGGCTTGTAGTGGTTCTTGTAATGACTACTTTGGTTGGTGTGATATATGGTGTTGCTATAAGGGAGAAGGTAGATAGTTTTGCGGCTAGTGTACTTATTGGGGTTGGAATAGGTTTTTTGGTTTGGGGATTAGGTACATTGATACTTATACCTCTAGCTCTAGGTTTTCCGCCTGTTTTTGCTAATCCTCTTGATCATGGGTTGTCTTTACTTGCTTTTTTGGTGTATGGGATCTCTATGACCTTACTTTATCGTGTTTGGCTTGGCAAAAAGAAGGAGAAGTGGCAGTACATAGTGCCGGCTGTGGTCCTTCTAATAGGTATTATTTCTGCCCCTCTTTTGCTTCGGGCTGCTGTTACAACAAGTCCAGGAAATCTGGCGGTACATGATGGGTATGAGGTGGATGTAGTTGCCAAAAACTTCACCTATCCTACAAGTCTTACTTTTTGTGAGGAAGGATATGTCTATGTGGCAGAAGCCGGATATGCATACGGCCCAAAAGAAACTACTCCAAGGCTTCTCAGGGTAGATCCTAAAGGCGGCAATATAAAAGAGATATCCACAGACTTTAACGGTCCAATTAACGGGCTTACATACAAAGATGGGATGATATATGTTTCCCACAGGGGGAAAATATCCAAAATTGATAAAGGAGGAGGAGAGGTAGAAGATCTGATAACTGGACTTCCCTCTCATGGTGATCATCAAAATAATGATCTTTTATTTGACCCTGATGGTAAGCTTTATTTTGGCCAGGGGTCTGCTACTAATGCAGGTATAGTTGGCGATGATAATTATATTTACGGGTGGCTTCAGGATTATCCAGAGTTTCATGATATTCCACCAGAAGATATTAGCCTAAGAGGAGTGAACTACAAAAGCCAGGACCTTGGAGAGATACTATCTGCAGAAGAGGTAGAGACGGGAGCTTTTATGCCTTTTGGCAGCAGAAGTGAAAAAGGTCAGGAGATTAAGGGTGAAACACCCGGTAATGCAGCTATCTACAGGGCTGATCCTGACGAGGATTATGAGTTAGAGCTTTATGCATGGGGGCTAAGAAATCCCTATGGTCTTACTTTTAGTGATAAGGGCGAGCTTTTTACTACGGTACTTGGCTATGATGATAGGGGACCAAGGGCTGTAGAAGATGCTTCGGATTTTATCTATCGGGTAGAGGAGGGCGGCTTTTATGGCTGGCCTGATTATGTAGGGACTGAACCTATAGAATCGGATATTTTTCAAAGTGATAGAGGAGAAGAGCTAGAACCTCTTTTAGAAGATCATCCTGAAGTAGAAGAGCCTTATGCATCCTTCCCGCCTCATTTTTCACCTATGAAGCTTGATATAGCTCCTGGGGAATTTGCCGAAGTAGGCTCACAGGAGAAAAAAGAGGTGCCAAAAGATATCGGACCATCGGATATTTTTGTGGCGGTATTTGGAGACGGGGAGCCTATGACAGGTGAAACAGAAGACCCTGTGCCGGCAATGATTTTAAGGCTTGATCCGGGGACAGAACATTTTTATGTATTTCTTGAAAATAAAGGTGAAAAGCCTAGAGCCGGTCGGTTTGGTCAGGGTCTAAACAGGCCGATAGCTGTTAAATTTGATCCTGAGGGTGAGTCACTTTATGTTCTTGATTTTGGTGTGTTTGAGTTTTCTGATATGGCTCCTAATGCTATCCCAAGGACTGGGGTGCTGTGGAAAGTTACTCCAGAAAATTAA
- a CDS encoding aspartyl-phosphate phosphatase Spo0E family protein: MEHNVKEVLKEIEELRDELERLYDKKDIGDPEIIEKSQKLDKKLNIYNRIHNNK; this comes from the coding sequence ATGGAGCATAACGTCAAAGAAGTATTAAAAGAAATTGAGGAGTTAAGGGATGAGCTTGAGAGGTTATATGACAAAAAAGATATAGGTGACCCAGAAATTATTGAAAAAAGCCAAAAGCTAGATAAAAAGCTAAATATATATAATAGAATACATAATAATAAGTGA
- a CDS encoding GGDEF domain-containing protein, with translation MNVFLMAIVLSFAFYLFFGAYVLHLNPKARVNQLFFALSLSLSVRAFSGAFFVYAPDVESALLWQEISVVSWCATFAFFLHFSLELTKNKWVLSKWWIYPLIYLPTVILTYSYFFVYEWGSENLIKTAYGWNIIHSYEHTWFLLYDSYYILFTMISLFVIWRWGCDSVVVRERKQAKIIIFTVFLALLVLTGNRLFNGETFGYNLTIIGLLLPVGSIWYSITKLRLMSLTPENFTREILETIGEGVILIDTDKQIQMVNREAKNILGSKQRTLIGESIDYIFEGSAVENNSPLPYNLGYGINNKLVRNEKRYLQTSIGKKVPVLFSAYLMRDEWGDVLGAVCNFRDIAEQEYYQKRLEYLSTHDPLTSLYNRGFFDTELLRLEKSREYPITIIVFDLNDLKWVNDNLGHDKGDEVILAVSTLFKDCFRESDIVARLGGDEFGAILPYTDANNAKKVVNRILNKVKEYNKKEPEIPMSIAIGFATANEKGVSLENIFKKADDRMYEDKFDYKEKRKAESEK, from the coding sequence ATGAACGTCTTTTTGATGGCTATTGTACTTAGCTTTGCGTTTTATTTATTTTTTGGTGCGTATGTGCTTCATCTTAACCCTAAAGCGAGAGTAAACCAGCTTTTTTTCGCTCTTAGCCTGAGCCTTAGTGTGAGGGCATTTTCTGGCGCTTTTTTTGTCTATGCCCCTGATGTGGAGTCTGCTTTATTGTGGCAGGAGATTTCTGTTGTGAGCTGGTGTGCTACTTTTGCTTTCTTCCTTCATTTTTCCTTAGAGCTTACAAAAAATAAATGGGTTTTAAGTAAATGGTGGATCTATCCTCTTATATACCTTCCGACTGTAATTCTTACATATAGCTACTTCTTTGTTTATGAATGGGGAAGTGAAAATTTGATTAAAACTGCCTATGGATGGAATATTATACATTCCTATGAACATACCTGGTTTTTATTATATGATAGTTATTATATATTATTTACGATGATCTCTTTGTTTGTGATCTGGCGTTGGGGATGTGATTCCGTTGTTGTAAGGGAAAGAAAACAGGCAAAGATTATTATTTTTACGGTTTTTTTAGCTTTGCTTGTACTGACGGGAAATCGCCTATTTAATGGGGAAACCTTTGGGTATAATTTGACTATTATAGGTCTTTTGCTTCCTGTGGGTAGTATATGGTACTCCATAACAAAGCTAAGGCTAATGTCCCTTACCCCCGAAAATTTTACCAGAGAAATCTTAGAGACAATTGGTGAAGGTGTTATCTTAATTGATACAGACAAACAAATTCAAATGGTAAACCGAGAAGCAAAAAATATCTTGGGGTCTAAACAAAGAACGTTGATTGGTGAGAGTATAGATTATATATTTGAGGGCAGTGCTGTAGAGAACAATTCTCCTCTGCCGTATAACCTTGGGTACGGTATAAATAACAAGCTTGTTAGAAATGAAAAAAGATATTTACAGACAAGTATAGGGAAAAAAGTGCCGGTGCTTTTTTCTGCTTATTTGATGAGAGATGAGTGGGGAGATGTTCTTGGGGCTGTATGTAACTTTAGAGATATAGCTGAGCAGGAATACTATCAAAAAAGACTTGAGTATCTGAGCACACATGACCCTCTGACCAGCCTTTATAATAGAGGGTTTTTTGATACTGAGCTTTTGAGATTAGAAAAAAGTAGAGAATACCCCATAACTATAATAGTTTTTGATCTAAATGACCTGAAATGGGTTAATGATAACCTTGGACATGACAAAGGGGACGAAGTTATACTTGCTGTTTCAACCCTCTTTAAAGATTGTTTTAGGGAGTCTGATATTGTAGCTAGGTTAGGAGGTGACGAATTCGGCGCTATCCTTCCCTATACCGATGCCAACAACGCCAAAAAGGTAGTAAATAGAATTTTAAACAAAGTAAAAGAATACAACAAAAAAGAACCGGAGATCCCTATGAGTATAGCTATAGGATTTGCAACTGCTAACGAAAAAGGAGTTTCACTAGAAAATATCTTCAAAAAAGCTGACGATAGGATGTATGAAGATAAATTTGACTATAAGGAAAAGAGAAAAGCTGAAAGTGAAAAATAG
- a CDS encoding HD domain-containing phosphohydrolase encodes MSLDPVEVLALYDISSLSFSVDDKELKQEIIEKGSRVLGAKKIAIFITDDEGELSPYCIWGFGSRKEDELTFIQLKEMFLEKGNNTFEYNFDTGTIFFEHCHEMNSNREKLFNIFSKRLEDILKRKQYWSYLIYNSNHDALTGLYNRAYFEKCLEHLKESEKDYPVTIISVDLDGLKVINDSMGHDVGDQLIKSAADILEEKAGDMNILARVGGDEFSIIMPRTPEELGENIVNDICKKVDEHNTDNPKFPLNISIGVSTAHNSDKLMDATKEAADSMYRSKLHKEAGTRSQILNTLMAALRERDHITEGHANRLGDLCEKVGKEIGLSHRQLNDLSLLAQVHDLGKVGIPDHILFKEGPLDDEEWKIIKTHSEKGYRIALSSLDMAGVAGLILKHHERWDGKGYPLGLKGEEIPIECRIIAVADAYDAMISDRPYRDAMEKEKAISEIKASSGTQFDPLVVNAFVFVLKKEIAL; translated from the coding sequence ATGAGCTTAGATCCTGTGGAAGTTTTAGCATTATATGATATTTCTTCTTTAAGTTTTTCCGTTGATGATAAGGAGTTAAAACAGGAGATTATAGAAAAAGGCTCAAGGGTCCTTGGTGCCAAAAAGATCGCAATATTTATTACAGATGATGAAGGAGAATTAAGCCCTTATTGTATTTGGGGATTTGGCTCTAGAAAAGAAGATGAATTAACCTTCATTCAGTTAAAAGAAATGTTTTTGGAGAAGGGGAATAATACTTTTGAATATAATTTTGATACGGGTACGATCTTCTTTGAGCACTGCCATGAAATGAACTCTAATAGGGAAAAACTTTTTAATATTTTTTCGAAGAGATTAGAAGATATTCTTAAAAGAAAACAGTACTGGTCATATTTAATCTACAACAGCAACCACGATGCTTTGACAGGCCTTTATAACCGGGCGTATTTTGAGAAGTGTTTGGAACATCTTAAAGAATCTGAAAAGGATTATCCGGTTACTATTATATCCGTTGATCTTGATGGTCTTAAGGTGATTAATGATTCTATGGGGCATGATGTGGGAGATCAGCTTATTAAGTCAGCAGCAGATATTTTGGAAGAAAAAGCTGGTGATATGAATATCTTGGCAAGGGTTGGAGGGGACGAGTTTAGTATAATTATGCCAAGAACTCCTGAAGAATTGGGAGAGAATATCGTTAATGATATTTGTAAAAAAGTTGATGAACACAATACAGATAACCCGAAATTCCCTTTGAATATTTCCATCGGTGTCTCAACGGCCCATAATAGTGATAAACTTATGGATGCGACAAAAGAAGCAGCTGATAGTATGTATAGAAGCAAACTTCATAAAGAGGCTGGTACAAGATCGCAAATCCTTAATACTTTAATGGCGGCCCTTAGAGAAAGAGATCATATAACAGAAGGACATGCCAACAGGCTCGGTGATTTGTGTGAAAAAGTTGGCAAGGAAATAGGACTTTCACATCGACAGTTAAATGATCTATCCCTTCTCGCCCAGGTTCATGATCTAGGAAAAGTTGGTATACCAGATCATATTCTTTTTAAAGAGGGGCCTTTGGACGATGAAGAATGGAAAATTATTAAAACACATTCAGAAAAAGGTTATCGTATCGCTCTATCTTCATTAGATATGGCCGGGGTAGCAGGTCTTATTCTAAAGCATCATGAGAGATGGGATGGCAAAGGATATCCTCTTGGCCTAAAAGGTGAAGAAATACCAATAGAATGTAGGATAATTGCTGTTGCTGATGCTTATGATGCTATGATAAGCGACAGGCCCTACAGAGATGCTATGGAAAAAGAAAAAGCCATCTCTGAAATAAAAGCTTCCTCGGGAACCCAGTTTGACCCTCTTGTTGTCAATGCATTTGTATTTGTTTTAAAAAAAGAGATTGCATTGTAA
- a CDS encoding FIST signal transduction protein: MSFVTAIGLSDKNDSKEAAADALKQIKDQIGEIELDLVLIFFTDTYDHQAVYEVCKDKLSRFVGACVPGVISGSEVYEKCVSAFGLRGDNLDVRTSFLKGRQEDAYRSGEIIGEYYSEYLRDDMDNGSKDNGPEKDDNGFVIEDEAGTLFIFPDGFSYDISSMLRGIYNKLGSRVRYAGGGSGDNLKFHKPCQFTENGISDKAVATAFVKGFLPEQTVGHGWSPRSEAFVITKAKGKVVYEIDGIPAFERYSELLGGITKKNFSYYGMKHPVGIPCIGDRFLIRDPIEVGEDDSLVFVSELPQDTAGVIMEAGVDELVENAFATANNACAKENKFVLVFDCVSRYLLMKKDFEKELSCIGKHFDKKTFGILTFGEISSSFGLPLFFNKSIVFLTG; encoded by the coding sequence ATGAGTTTTGTAACTGCCATAGGTTTAAGTGATAAAAATGACAGCAAAGAAGCAGCCGCTGATGCTTTAAAACAAATAAAAGATCAGATTGGTGAGATAGAACTTGATCTTGTTTTAATTTTTTTTACCGATACCTATGATCATCAAGCTGTATATGAAGTCTGTAAAGATAAACTATCGAGATTTGTTGGAGCCTGTGTTCCTGGGGTTATCTCTGGTAGCGAGGTATACGAAAAATGCGTAAGTGCCTTTGGACTTAGAGGTGATAACTTAGATGTTAGGACAAGCTTTCTAAAAGGTAGGCAGGAAGATGCCTATAGAAGCGGAGAAATAATTGGTGAATATTATTCAGAATATCTTAGAGATGATATGGATAATGGATCAAAAGATAATGGACCTGAAAAAGATGATAATGGTTTTGTAATTGAAGATGAAGCTGGAACTCTGTTTATTTTCCCCGATGGGTTTAGCTATGATATTTCTTCGATGTTAAGGGGGATCTATAACAAATTAGGTTCTAGGGTTAGATATGCCGGTGGAGGTTCTGGAGATAACCTGAAATTTCATAAGCCCTGTCAGTTTACTGAAAACGGTATATCAGACAAAGCTGTTGCAACAGCTTTTGTGAAAGGGTTTTTACCGGAGCAAACAGTAGGGCATGGATGGAGCCCTAGAAGTGAAGCTTTTGTGATAACAAAAGCAAAAGGAAAAGTGGTATACGAAATAGATGGGATCCCCGCCTTTGAAAGGTATTCAGAGCTATTAGGGGGTATTACGAAAAAGAATTTTTCTTATTACGGAATGAAGCATCCTGTCGGTATTCCTTGCATTGGGGATAGATTTTTGATTAGAGATCCTATTGAGGTAGGAGAGGATGATAGCTTGGTGTTTGTCTCTGAGCTTCCTCAGGATACAGCAGGGGTTATCATGGAAGCCGGTGTGGATGAGCTTGTTGAAAATGCATTTGCGACAGCTAATAATGCCTGTGCCAAAGAAAACAAATTTGTTTTGGTATTTGATTGTGTATCAAGGTATCTACTTATGAAAAAGGATTTTGAGAAGGAGTTAAGTTGTATTGGCAAACATTTTGACAAAAAAACTTTTGGGATATTAACTTTTGGGGAGATATCAAGTTCTTTTGGTTTGCCCTTATTTTTTAATAAATCTATAGTTTTTTTAACGGGGTGA
- a CDS encoding aspartate ammonia-lyase gives MEDERKIELRVEEDVFGLKKIPADAYYGIQSERARENFPITGHNIHPELIKSLGMVKWASAKANMELGKLSKDIGQAIKQASQEMISGKFDDQFIIDVIHGGAGTPINMNANEIIANRAVELLGGKKGDYTFVSPNTHVNMSQSTNDVIPTAFKIAITNLSKKLIANLDDLHDALFEKEKEFDDVLKTGRTHLQDAVPIRLGQEFGAYTRFVFRDIKRINKALKELKYINLGATAVGTGLNADQVYIEQAKDQLNYISGLELEISEHLVDSTQNMDDYLNLSGTLKTCAVNLSKMCNDLRLMASGPRCGFGEISLPVVQAGSSIMPGKVNPVITEVINQISFQVIGNDKTITMAAEAGQLDLNVMTSVLFHNLFESLESLTNGAYVLTEKCIKGIMANKEHCKEQAEKNIGIITALNPHIGYEKASEIALKALKTGRGVRDVVVEEGALSEEKVNRILHPKEMTEPGIAGDIDDDGTAGLYFDKK, from the coding sequence ATGGAAGATGAAAGAAAGATAGAGCTTAGAGTTGAAGAAGATGTCTTTGGCCTAAAGAAGATTCCTGCTGATGCTTATTACGGTATCCAGTCAGAAAGGGCAAGGGAGAACTTTCCTATAACGGGTCATAATATTCACCCAGAACTCATAAAGTCCCTTGGAATGGTGAAATGGGCTTCTGCTAAAGCCAACATGGAGCTAGGTAAGTTATCTAAAGATATTGGCCAGGCCATAAAGCAAGCAAGCCAGGAGATGATATCCGGTAAGTTTGATGACCAGTTCATAATTGACGTGATTCACGGTGGTGCAGGTACACCGATTAATATGAACGCTAATGAAATAATTGCTAATAGGGCCGTAGAGCTTTTGGGAGGCAAAAAAGGCGACTACACTTTTGTTTCGCCAAACACCCATGTGAATATGTCCCAGTCGACTAATGATGTGATTCCAACAGCGTTCAAAATAGCAATAACTAATCTAAGCAAAAAGCTAATAGCAAACCTTGATGACCTCCATGACGCTCTTTTTGAGAAGGAAAAAGAATTTGACGATGTCTTGAAGACAGGAAGAACCCATCTTCAGGATGCCGTGCCTATAAGGCTTGGTCAGGAGTTTGGGGCATATACCAGGTTTGTCTTTAGGGATATCAAAAGGATTAACAAAGCTCTAAAGGAGCTTAAATATATTAATCTTGGTGCTACCGCAGTTGGTACAGGGCTTAATGCAGATCAGGTTTATATTGAACAGGCTAAGGATCAGCTAAATTACATCAGTGGCCTTGAGCTAGAGATAAGTGAGCATTTGGTAGATTCTACCCAGAACATGGACGATTATCTAAACCTTTCCGGAACCCTTAAGACCTGTGCTGTCAATCTATCGAAAATGTGTAATGACTTAAGGCTCATGGCATCAGGGCCTAGATGTGGTTTTGGTGAGATAAGCCTTCCTGTTGTTCAAGCTGGTTCATCTATCATGCCAGGTAAGGTAAACCCTGTAATTACTGAAGTTATTAATCAAATATCTTTTCAGGTGATAGGCAATGACAAGACCATAACAATGGCAGCTGAAGCAGGACAGCTTGATTTGAATGTGATGACATCGGTGCTATTTCATAATCTCTTTGAATCTTTAGAGAGCCTAACGAATGGTGCCTATGTGCTTACAGAAAAATGTATCAAAGGTATTATGGCAAATAAAGAGCACTGCAAAGAGCAGGCGGAAAAAAATATCGGCATTATAACTGCCCTTAATCCTCATATAGGTTATGAAAAAGCTTCTGAAATAGCACTTAAGGCTTTAAAGACAGGCCGCGGGGTAAGAGATGTTGTAGTAGAGGAAGGGGCCTTATCAGAAGAAAAAGTAAACAGGATTCTTCACCCAAAGGAGATGACAGAGCCTGGTATAGCGGGGGACATAGACGATGACGGGACTGCCGGCCTATATTTTGACAAAAAATAA